A portion of the Bombus terrestris chromosome 3, iyBomTerr1.2, whole genome shotgun sequence genome contains these proteins:
- the LOC125384739 gene encoding uncharacterized protein LOC125384739 — translation MGDILRNWIQARLGILIDLTPEVFGYYTRDGSLLAQILHSYDIISRDQLGTIVVTQDPALCRVNLKHLKFWLRFVGIDSDDESIEEISCGKGTTSMRLFYKLYLCLETKDRLHFITLQKEREKFVPTSKKFEVTKVCEDPPPYQPMEHPLSKKLAKGKDIVDWHRTKLPMILAKFQKEREKLMAVSTSYTVVQPSVEQWPTEVSK, via the coding sequence ATGGGCGACATTCTACGAAACTGGATACAAGCGAGGCTAGGAATCTTGATCGATCTAACGCCCGAGGTGTTTGGTTACTACACCAGGGACGGCTCGCTTCTCGCACAGATTCTGCATAGCTACGACATAATAAGCCGCGATCAGTTGGGCACGATCGTCGTTACCCAAGACCCTGCTCTCTGCAGAGTAAATCTGAAGCATTTGAAGTTTTGGTTGCGATTCGTGGGAATCGATAGCGACGATGAAAGCATCGAAGAAATTTCCTGCGGCAAAGGTACCACGTCGATGCGCTTGTTCTACAAGCTGTACCTGTGCCTGGAAACCAAGGACAGGTTGCACTTTATCACACTGCAAAAAGAGAGGGAAAAATTCGTACCCACGTCGAAGAAGTTCGAAGTGACGAAAGTCTGCGAGGACCCTCCACCGTATCAACCGATGGAACACCCTTTGTCGAAGAAGTTGGCGAAGGGAAAGGACATCGTTGACTGGCATCGTACCAAACTCCCAATGATACTAGCAAAGTTTCAAAAAGAACGAGAGAAGTTGATGGCTGTTTCCACGTCGTACACCGTAGTGCAACCTAGCGTAGAGCAGTGGCCAACCGAGGTATCTAAGTAA
- the LOC100646888 gene encoding sperm flagellar protein 2, protein MRAIADDPEMARVYVEWLKNRSKRAATAIALKSKMQKALLSELWERVAEKQERTFDEEIAKRVLDQSRYEKQIVTKLCEVREQKNIMAENQKVVEDITVEAKEVEHRASYERAQDLVSKRQKDIEIECRRMCELRRRLLMQKIRKIRENHWRFCRDIVDDLASIALNVADHRRVNDGCVSLVLLSEWKTLFLKSQPIFDEELPYIGKHKQPSEQKFEMLLKSDTWMKVDKMDLLRDALFDDYLETNPPWNESLPELTEELQDLVTLGHAVLGYIVHRLLDFLYAHPVDRSQTLLQKFKNVTIVLGIGNPTVYELIRALLDRSAIRTVRMEDAINYCLERYKQEMSDVEYIDSNIIAATADVIKKLESEKGRISCARMDRLGKDSKWTTSSPGTTTRKGMTGERKLSVSAKSEMQEESNTRDKQTQTPRNIPYDDLDPVLTDTAYIGKWAYEFLTLGEPITDDLATKILIEYLKSLVNAKGWVLLDYPNTYEQMSRLETAMTGSAPPPDPKLLDFDDVTMEDIETVTPRIVFEDKSDPYSLNRQSKLVPDPGAELHAEPASRTFATLFVRVKQQPKYFEIGVRTYETLKEDSPSIDKFYASRKIARILYYSTFDLATLKKLARLMIGDPLQKKPSEELFGDALNMFERETKRGATLKEAVVRRLVTEEEYAQLESDVDDDAMEEEAKQDLVSDDFQMEFESRPARPGEPNWQWVDLPLPFALLENLARLWESLEEIYVEEIKELLLLKSIHASSIVPYADFITRNALEFIKRPDTKQDLLHRFHQAFNAIDEDARNDADVKCELHRRVADFQTELWEICDRRRREAEEERRRFVNDQWAVYEAVVLFNTYIGIVQAEIDRCVDTIRLLQDYYFGMMKKPLREIGVSKVVLNKIEIETNDRENDVDDGNEQRDFQEQPPFEPSNFVEKSPDRKGRGRLKTKDRRSTITYAAAPPALDSESLRMEIDDAFVDRQKTIDNMENNSLFTRIVENVRYVRSIVETLFAASNEAIRREQMAISKNKDFSTDSSDSIIGKMASRGQDLILEWRYAITYEIERVREKLDSIVNVARLDVAFLLGTLQRTFHGIYDAIVNRYWREMKSVNDMANVFCFAIEESRVLETELLLEGDRFVVRSNVYMMEVEEEKPKRVEEIASSSRFRIASLARLLEIFKRVAPSGMICERSLVYIFQDLASHGQEEGEPMLLPCSWYQLRLGEISKLLARFFGSVEYVDWREFLVCAMDLPIPNCQETLIARDRFRIQDPELREVVTVAQYGRTSLWFLECTDGCANVQQLRLDEFRKRSEDLDEEELYQLDTDATFSMRASRPGSQVDVSLLRCLSPEETLRRMLAKELLCRMYMTDRYSVNYTALLLAFCKDETPRDGFAKALALALGNRVCTDVHEGERYVEELLERKRLAREARRPSPDGPLEVAKTILEYLMYQVQRRIDRDSDQELEETSALKFFGEPVVPESVTTLESFVVGEHASAESMQKSFIMDHEVVIYWLTLDICLTVLAAVLSWNVLHSELIGKCKSFPEKLASIYEELREVDLNDEKDIVLAHRLLNHDFMIQFLSAAAKFTVKNMENMVQEILRERQDT, encoded by the exons ATGAGAGCGATCGCGGATGATCCAGAAATGGCCAGAGTGTACGTCGAGTGGTTAAAGAATCGTAGCAAGCGCGCAGCAACTGCTATCGCTCTGAAATCGAAGATGCAGAAAGCGCTGCTGTCGGAATTATGGGAGAGAGTGGCGGAGAAACAGGAAAGAACGTTCGACGAAGAAATCGCGAAGCGAGTGTTGGATCAGTCGAGATACGAGAAACAGATCGTGACGAAATTGTGCGAGGTGCGCGAGCAGAAGAATATAATGGCTGAAAACCAGAAGGTCGTCGAGGACATAACCGTGGAAGCAAAGGAGGTGGAGCATCGCGCGAGCTACGAAAGAGCTCAGGATCTGGTGAGCAAGCGACAGAAAGACATCGAAATCGAATGTCGAAGAATGTGCGAATTGCGCCGAAGGCTTTTGATGCAAAAGATACGAAAGATACGGGAGAATCACTGGCGATTTTGCCGAGACATCGTCGACGACTTGGCGAGCATCGCGTTGAACGTGGCTGACCACCGACGAGTAAACGACGGTTGTGTATCGCTCGTTCTTCTCAGCGAATGGAAGACGCTGTTTCTCAAGTCGCAGCCCATCTTCGACGAAGAATTACCTTACATTGGAAAACACAAACAACCCTCGGAGCAGAAGTTCGAAATGTTGCTGAAATCGGATACGTGGATGAAGGTTGACAAGATGGATTTGCTGCGAGATGCTCTGTTCGACGATTATTTGGAGACGAACCCACCTTGGAACGAGTCGTTGCCGGAGCTGACCGAAGAATTGCAAGATCTCGTCACGCTGGGACACGCGGTGCTTGGATACATCGTGCATCGACTTCTCGACTTCCTTTATGCTCATCCCGTGGATCGATCTCAAACCTTGCTACAGAAATTCAAGAACGTGACGATCGTTCTCGGGATAGGAAACCCCACGGTTTACGAATTGATTCGAGCGCTGCTCGATCGATCTGCTATTCGGACTGTGAGAATGGAAGACGCGATTAATTATTGTCTCGAACG GTACAAGCAGGAGATGTCCGATGTGGAGTATATCGATTCAAATATAATCGCTGCGACGGCGGACGTCATCAAGAAACTGGAGAGCGAAAAAGGGCGAATCTCGTGCGCCAGGATGGATAGACTCGGTAAAGATTCGAAATGGACGACTTCCTCGCCGGGAACGACAACGAGGAAAGGCATGACTGGCGAGAGAAAGTTATCCGTTTCGGCCAAGTCAGAGATGCAGGAAGAATCGAACACTCGCGATAAGCAAACGCAAACTCCGAGGAACATACCGTACGACGATTTAGATCCCGTATTGACCGATACCGCGTACATTG GTAAGTGGGCCTACGAATTTCTAACGTTGGGCGAACCGATCACGGACGATCTCGCGACCAAGATCTTGATCGAGTACTTGAAGAGCTTGGTGAACGCGAAAGGTTGGGTTCTGCTCGATTATCCCAACACTTACGAGCAAATGTCGCGACTGGAGACAGCGATGACGGGCTCGGCTCCACCTCCCGACCCAAAGTTGCTCGATTTCGACGACGTTACCATGGAGGACATCGAGACTGTGACTCCGAGAATCGTCTTCGAAGACAAGTCCGACCCATACTCGTTAAACAG ACAGTCAAAGCTGGTACCCGATCCGGGCGCGGAGCTACACGCCGAACCCGCGAGTCGTACATTCGCCACGCTCTTCGTTCGAGTGAAGCAACAACCAAAATACTTCGAAATAGGAGTTCGAACTTACGAAACGTTGAAAGAGGACTCGCCATCGATCGACAAATTCTACGCGTCTCGCAAGATCGCTCGCATTCTCTACTATTCCACCTTCGATTTGGCCACCTTGAAGAAATTGGCCAGACTTATGATAGGCGACCCGTTGCAGAAGAAACCTTCCGAGGAATTGTTCGGCGATGCGTTGAATATGTTCGAGCGAGAGACGAAACGTGGCGCGACCTTGAAGGAGGCCGTCGTTCGACGGCTGGTAACCGAGGAAGAGTACGCGCAACTCGAGTCCGACGTGGACGACGACGCCATGGAAGAGGAGGCGAAGCAAGATCTCGTATCCGACGATTTCCAGATGGAGTTCGAATCGCGACCAGCCAGACCTGGTGAACCCAATTGGCAATGGGTCGACCTACCTTTGCCTTTCGCGTTGCTAGAAAATTTGGCAAGGCTGTGGGAGAGCTTGGAAGAGATCTACGTGGAGGAAATAAAGGAATTGCTCCTCCTCAAGAGCATCCACGCGTCGAGTATCGTTCCATATGCAGATTTCATAACGAGAAACGCGCTAGAGTTTATTAAACGACCTGATACCAAGCAGGATCTGCTGCACCGATTTCATCAGGCGTTCAACGCGATCGACGAGGACGCACGGAACGACGCGGACGTCAAGTGCGAGCTGCATCGTCGCGTGGCAGATTTCCAAACGGAACTTTGGGAAATTTGCGATCGGAGAAGACGCGAAGCTGAGGAGGAACGGAGGCGATTCGTCAACGACCAATGGGCTGTTTACGAGGCGGTAGTTCTGTTTAACACGTACATCGGCATCGTTCAAGCGGAGATCGATCGGTGCGTCGACACGATACGTTTGTTGCAAGATTACTATTTCGGAATGATGAAAAAGCCGCTGCGAGAAATCGGCGTTTCGAAGGTTGTTTTGAATAAAATCGAAATTGAAACGAACGACAGGGAAAACGACGTCGACGATGGCAACGAACAGCGGGATTTCCAAGAGCAGCCACCGTTTGAACCTTCGAATTTTGTCGAAAAATCGCCTGATCGAAAGGGAAGAGGAAGACTGAAAACCAAAGACAGACGGTCGACGATAACATACGCCGCTGCTCCACCTGCCCTCGATAGCGAATCTCTTCGAATGGAGATCGACGACGCGTTCGTCGACAGACAGAAAACTATCGACAACATGGAGAACAACAGCCTGTTTACGAGAATCGTAGAAAACGTTCGATATGTGAGAAGCATCGTGGAAACGTTGTTCGCGGCTAGCAACGAAGCGATTAGAAGAGAACAGATGGCAATTTCCAAGAACAAAGACTTTTCGACCGATTCGTCCGATTCGATCATTGGGAAAATGGCGTCGAGGGGTCAAGATCTAATTTTGGAATGGCGCTACGCCATTACCTACGAGATAGAAAGAGTTCGCGAGAAACTGGACTCTATAGTGAACGTGGCTCGACTGGATGTCGCTTTCTTGTTGGGGACGTTGCAAAGGACCTTCCACGGCATTTACGATGCCATCGTAAACAG ATATTGGCGAGAGATGAAGAGCGTGAACGACATGGCGAATGTGTTCTGCTTCGCGATCGAGGAGAGTAGAGTGCTGGAGACAGAGCTGCTACTAGAGGGTGACCGGTTCGTCGTCCGATCGAACGTGTACATGATGGAAGTCGAAGAAGAGAAGCCGAAGCGCGTGGAAGAGATCGCGTCGTCCTCCCGATTCCGAATAGCCAGCCTCGCGCGCTTGTTGGAGATATTTAAACGAGTCGCGCCAAGCGGAATGATATGCGAACGCAGCCTAGTTTATATCTTTCAAGATTTAGCGAGCCACGGCCAGGAAGAGGGAGAGCCGATGTTGCTGCCATGCTCTTGGTACCAACTTCGACTGGGCGAAATTTCGAAATTGCTTGCTAGATTTTTCGGTTCCGTCGAATACGTCGATTGGCGAGAATTTCTCGTTTGCGCGATGGACCTTCCCATTCCGAACTGTCAAGAAACGTTAATAGCCAGGGATCGCTTCAGGATTCAGGATCCTGAGTTGAGAGAAGTGGTGACTGTAGCTCAGTACGGTCGAACGTCGCTGTGGTTTCTCGAATGCACGGACGGTTGTGCCAATGTACAGCAACTTCGTCTCGACGAGTTTCGAAAACGTTCAGAGGACCTGGACGAAGAGGAACTGTACCAATTGGACACTGACGCGACTTTCTCCATGCGAGCGAGCCGACCTGGCTCGCAAGTCGACGTATCGTTGCTGCGTTGCTTGAGTCCCGAAGAAACGCTCAGGCGAATGTTGGCCAAAGAACTGCTGTGTCGGATGTACATGACAGATCGATACTCGGTTAACTATACCGCGCTGCTGTTGGCTTTCTGCAAGGACGAAACTCCGCGAGACGGATTTGCAAAAGCGCTGGCCTTGGCTCTAGGCAACCGTGTCTGCACCGATGTACACGAGGGCGAAAGATACGTCGAAGAACTTTTAGAGCGGAAGCGACTGGCTCGAGAGGCTCGACGACCGTCTCCTGACGGACCTCTCGAG GTTGCGAAGACGATCCTGGAGTATCTGATGTATCAGGTCCAAAGAAGAATCGATCGAGATTCGGACCAGGAACTGGAGGAAACGAGCGCGTTGAAATTTTTTGGTGAACCGGTCGTACCTGAGAGTGTGACAACGCTCGAATCGTTCGTTGTTGGTGAACACGCGTCAGCTGAGAGTATGCAGAAAAGTTTCATAATGGACCACGAAGTGGTCATTTATTGGCTTACTCTTGATATTTGCCTT ACTGTACTGGCCGCGGTATTGTCATGGAACGTATTACACTCGGAACTTATCGGCAAGTGTAAGAGTTTCCCTGAAAAGTTAGCTTCGATATACGAAGAATTGAGAGAGGTGGATCTGAATGACGAGAAGGACATTGTTTTGGCGCATCGACTTTTAAATCACGATTTCATGATACAATTTTTAAGCGCAGCCGCCAAATTTACGGTCAAGAACATGGAGAATATGGTTCAGGAAATCTTACGGGAAAGGCAAGATACGTGA